From the genome of Thermogutta terrifontis, one region includes:
- a CDS encoding ammonia-forming cytochrome c nitrite reductase subunit c552, with protein MDQSHNTSQGKQWAWVGWVLFGVALIVTFGLGLLASSILTRRREALPPQPVHPIARWESDSSKWAANFPREYDRYRRMMDDTTRTKYGGAFPRDYLEETPANVILFAGYAFAKDYRQARGHVYAVEDVTHTKRVNEKTPATCWTCKSTDVPRLLAQMSPADFYKQPFAAFKSEITHPIGCLDCHDPTDMRLVITRPALREALQRQGRDPDKLSHQEMRTMVCAQCHVEYYFKGDGKYLTFPWDKGTSIEQIESYYEEADFSDWTHAVSHAPMVKMQHPDFEIYSTGIHAYRNVSCADCHMPYMSEGGVKFTDHHVQSPLLNIANSCAVCHRWSEEEIRNRVESIQDKIHEVRGRVEQALVAAHFDVAAAMQAEATDEELQTPRQLIRRAQLRWDFVAANNGMGFHSPAECLRILAAALDLAGQARSEASRILAKHGITDPIIYPDVSTKEKAQAVEQLFVKGTPPNLLPNKVGGDRASAALTAGP; from the coding sequence ATGGATCAATCGCACAACACTTCACAGGGAAAGCAATGGGCTTGGGTAGGATGGGTGCTTTTTGGAGTCGCGTTGATCGTTACATTTGGCCTCGGGCTGTTAGCGTCCTCGATCCTCACCCGACGTCGGGAAGCCCTGCCGCCCCAACCCGTGCATCCCATTGCCAGATGGGAGTCAGACAGCAGCAAGTGGGCGGCCAATTTCCCCCGGGAATATGACCGCTACCGTCGGATGATGGACGATACCACCCGAACGAAATACGGCGGAGCATTTCCTCGTGATTATTTGGAAGAAACACCAGCCAACGTGATTCTCTTCGCGGGGTACGCTTTTGCCAAGGACTACCGGCAGGCACGGGGCCATGTGTATGCCGTGGAGGATGTGACGCACACCAAACGGGTCAACGAAAAAACACCAGCCACCTGCTGGACCTGCAAGAGTACGGATGTCCCTCGGCTGCTGGCCCAGATGTCACCCGCCGACTTCTACAAGCAGCCTTTTGCGGCATTCAAGAGTGAGATCACCCACCCCATCGGCTGCCTGGACTGTCATGATCCCACGGACATGCGGTTGGTGATCACGAGGCCGGCACTTCGTGAAGCCCTGCAAAGACAGGGCCGTGATCCCGACAAGCTTTCGCACCAGGAAATGCGGACGATGGTGTGTGCCCAATGCCATGTGGAGTACTACTTCAAAGGCGATGGAAAGTACCTCACATTTCCGTGGGATAAGGGCACGTCCATTGAGCAGATTGAAAGCTACTACGAGGAGGCTGATTTCAGTGATTGGACGCATGCCGTCAGTCACGCTCCCATGGTGAAAATGCAGCATCCGGATTTCGAAATATATTCCACGGGAATCCATGCCTACCGCAACGTCTCCTGTGCCGACTGTCACATGCCGTACATGAGTGAGGGAGGCGTCAAATTCACGGACCATCACGTGCAGAGTCCGCTGCTCAATATCGCGAACTCGTGCGCTGTTTGTCACCGATGGAGCGAAGAGGAAATCCGCAATCGTGTGGAAAGCATCCAGGATAAAATTCACGAAGTCCGGGGACGGGTAGAACAGGCCCTCGTGGCGGCGCATTTCGATGTGGCGGCCGCCATGCAGGCAGAGGCCACCGACGAGGAACTGCAAACTCCGCGTCAGCTCATCCGTCGAGCGCAGCTCCGATGGGATTTTGTGGCGGCCAACAACGGCATGGGATTTCACTCACCGGCGGAGTGCCTGCGGATCCTGGCTGCGGCCCTCGATCTCGCTGGGCAAGCCCGTTCCGAAGCTAGCCGAATTCTGGCCAAACACGGTATCACCGACCCCATCATCTATCCCGATGTGAGCACCAAGGAAAAAGCCCAGGCCGTGGAGCAACTGTTCGTCAAAGGAACTCCCCCCAATCTCTTGCCAAACAAGGTAGGCGGCGACCGCGCTTCCGCTGCCCTCACAGCCGGGCCGTGA